In Deltaproteobacteria bacterium, the following are encoded in one genomic region:
- a CDS encoding O-antigen ligase family protein, translating into MATSQLGWQTPSTAARNPAVLGAGLFFLSMLALGTALASSAYLGEAASTLALVIAAGGFLLIIAQPALAITILLSTMLLTYPDILAGKGLLTINNVLGFTLLLVMVVRTYFAHNLQVFREQEIKLLFVIFFSALLLTMAAETLLPQLAAPLVVETKLGIFRPARDLTVERFKDFFSRLAFLVFLVYFTPTKRHVKWILLSFLACILFSLPAALANFLSGTETYLRVTPAMELGKDSGWLSNANRFAFMCLLSMSLLFYFSAIAKRKVLVLITAPLILTFATLLLFSGSRSGLLSLLIAGGWIFARRAALTLPARVAVLALGLTVTLAVFPTLPPQLQERLLNVNPFSPEGEGSHSTEVRVATVVESAGLFARYPLTGVGIGNFRWVNFYYNGNFKPPHNSYMTALSEGGLVVTLLYGFLFIALFKRLKTVRQLFRDDPELPYIGEWLSFYLVAFLFFSFFADIWVEELHLYLITGLAIVTYRLAAPEPTETSYAPSARRVLH; encoded by the coding sequence ATGGCCACAAGCCAACTGGGCTGGCAAACCCCGTCGACCGCAGCACGCAATCCCGCCGTCTTAGGTGCTGGACTCTTTTTCCTGAGCATGCTGGCACTCGGCACCGCGCTAGCTTCGTCGGCCTACCTCGGAGAAGCGGCAAGCACCCTAGCACTGGTCATCGCTGCCGGTGGATTTTTGCTCATTATCGCGCAGCCGGCGCTTGCCATTACCATCCTCCTCTCCACCATGCTCCTGACCTATCCGGATATCCTTGCTGGCAAGGGGCTTCTTACTATCAATAATGTGCTCGGGTTCACGCTGCTACTCGTCATGGTGGTACGAACCTACTTCGCGCATAACCTCCAGGTCTTCCGCGAGCAAGAAATCAAGCTGCTGTTCGTGATCTTCTTCTCGGCGCTCCTGCTCACCATGGCAGCGGAAACGCTCTTGCCGCAACTCGCGGCTCCTTTGGTCGTGGAAACCAAGCTCGGCATCTTCCGTCCGGCACGCGACCTGACAGTCGAACGCTTCAAGGACTTCTTTTCTCGACTGGCGTTTTTAGTCTTTTTGGTCTACTTCACGCCCACGAAACGACACGTCAAATGGATTCTGCTTTCGTTCCTCGCGTGTATCCTGTTCTCGCTCCCTGCGGCCCTCGCCAATTTTCTCTCTGGAACTGAGACCTATCTCCGCGTCACTCCAGCCATGGAGCTGGGGAAAGACTCGGGCTGGCTGAGCAATGCGAATCGCTTCGCTTTTATGTGCTTGTTGTCGATGTCCTTGCTATTTTATTTTTCCGCCATCGCCAAGCGGAAGGTTCTCGTGCTGATTACCGCGCCGCTTATCCTGACCTTCGCTACCCTGCTCTTGTTTTCCGGCTCTCGGAGCGGCTTGCTCAGCTTGCTCATCGCCGGCGGTTGGATTTTCGCTCGCCGTGCCGCATTGACCTTGCCGGCCCGCGTCGCGGTGCTCGCTCTGGGCTTAACTGTCACCCTGGCCGTCTTCCCGACGCTCCCCCCGCAACTCCAAGAACGCTTACTCAACGTGAACCCGTTCAGCCCGGAAGGAGAAGGGTCCCACTCCACGGAAGTCCGTGTCGCTACAGTAGTCGAAAGTGCGGGGCTATTCGCTCGCTATCCTCTGACTGGGGTTGGTATCGGCAACTTCCGTTGGGTGAATTTCTACTATAATGGCAACTTCAAGCCTCCGCACAATTCGTATATGACGGCCCTCTCCGAAGGAGGGTTGGTCGTGACCCTGCTCTACGGGTTTTTGTTTATTGCCCTGTTTAAGAGACTCAAGACGGTCAGACAACTCTTTCGCGATGACCCGGAACTCCCGTATATCGGCGAATGGCTTTCTTTTTACTTGGTGGCGTTTTTGTTCTTTTCTTTCTTCGCCGACATTTGGGTGGAAGAACTCCATCTCTACCTCATCACCGGCTTAGCCATCGTGACGTATCGGCTCGCAGCGCCAGAACCGACAGAGACTTCGTATGCCCCCAGTGCCCGTCGCGTACTTCATTGA
- a CDS encoding polysaccharide biosynthesis tyrosine autokinase, which produces MSKTYEALKKAEAEKARKLHPGEESVALGDVAPGPTPVAPRSESLSPAPSPAPRATSPVSAGRPREEREPTPPSGRGETNGHSLPRSPLSDRSLSPNLEAQYQRLFASLVIQGQQSNPLKTLMVVGADHGDGVTTSASLFARALAKARTVLLVDANLRTPALAEIFHVRSHGGFSDFLARKVSLDGVITPTEDPNLFIMTSGSATLAPPYIFEAGAFDELLVGLKERFDYIIFDAAPLGLHLDSVFLASRVDGVILVIKAETTQVDVGLSIKKRLEEVGARFLGVVVNQTQNYIPKALRRVLS; this is translated from the coding sequence ATGAGTAAAACTTACGAAGCGTTGAAAAAAGCCGAAGCGGAGAAAGCACGCAAACTCCATCCAGGAGAAGAAAGCGTCGCTCTCGGAGACGTGGCCCCCGGCCCCACCCCAGTGGCCCCGCGATCGGAATCCCTCTCCCCGGCTCCTTCTCCAGCTCCTAGAGCCACGTCGCCAGTTTCGGCAGGAAGACCTCGCGAAGAGCGCGAACCGACGCCCCCGAGCGGGCGCGGAGAGACGAATGGGCATTCGCTCCCGCGGTCCCCCCTCAGTGATCGCTCGCTTTCCCCCAATTTAGAGGCACAATACCAGCGCCTCTTCGCTTCGCTCGTTATCCAAGGGCAACAGTCCAATCCGCTCAAAACGCTCATGGTCGTCGGTGCCGACCACGGCGATGGAGTCACGACCAGCGCTTCGCTTTTTGCGCGCGCGTTGGCAAAGGCTCGCACCGTGCTCTTGGTCGATGCCAATCTCCGCACCCCTGCCCTCGCGGAAATTTTCCATGTGCGCTCGCATGGTGGGTTTTCCGACTTTCTTGCTCGCAAAGTCTCGCTCGATGGCGTGATTACGCCAACGGAAGATCCGAATTTGTTTATCATGACGAGCGGATCGGCGACGCTCGCGCCGCCATATATTTTCGAGGCCGGAGCTTTCGACGAATTACTCGTGGGCCTGAAAGAGAGATTCGATTACATCATCTTCGATGCCGCGCCTTTGGGGTTACACCTGGATTCGGTCTTTCTTGCCTCACGCGTCGATGGCGTTATTTTAGTAATCAAAGCGGAAACCACCCAAGTCGACGTCGGGCTCTCGATCAAAAAACGTCTAGAGGAAGTCGGGGCGCGGTTCTTGGGTGTGGTCGTGAACCAGACACAGAATTATATCCCCAAAGCCCTGCGTCGGGTGTTGTCGTAA
- a CDS encoding AAA family ATPase, which produces MYNEFFGFREKPFNITPDPRFLFSSPGHQEAYANLLYGIRERKGFIVLTGEVGTGKTTLLRRVMDNLEESIRFVFFYNTTLSFEELLDYIFSELHLDPATAHSRLQKIQALNQFLISQLGQGGTVALLIDEAQNLTDEVLENLRLLSNLETAQEKLLQIVLVGQPELEQKLAQPHLRQLRQRIVTWCKLNRLKDAEVDALILYRLSAVGYAGPALFTQEALRFISLYSQGIPRLINVICDNALLLAYAASQKEVSAELIEETAHDLRLLPVLRRLSPPTALPMAASHPEPAVSAPVTAPPAEPASIVAPPRVQAPVSVTSPPVTPVREGRYSNLLILGLFAVALVIFGVFSSQSLRSDSAQEIPAQAPPAPRNLVTDSPTRALAPQGTLAPPIAVPPIPASDPAPPQESTETKPPPAEETGSILAAPKTEESPAPTKVEQKGSARPAPEAPVSPPAPFSPPPVHRENKKEAAVIQEPAPLSGKARTAKPVEVAHLNSPPLAPVLEKKTTAKEAEKSPPPAQVQAVEPFQIPATAPRTRVDVQSGGTILDLVRTTYGDFNTLALVLIKDFNPKIADLDHVETGAKVEVPSLTSEALLRKQPDGTYHLISAAFSSSVSARKFAQRVQQHGYQVEVVPHNVAKSLLLHRVEIVGLPDREAGQKAWELVEPQPMLPSPLPQEEGNPTDQEVPQKNADNPPETGL; this is translated from the coding sequence ATGTATAACGAGTTTTTCGGCTTTCGGGAAAAGCCTTTCAACATCACGCCCGATCCACGCTTCCTCTTCAGCAGTCCCGGCCATCAGGAAGCCTACGCGAATCTTCTCTACGGGATTCGCGAACGCAAGGGGTTTATCGTCCTCACCGGAGAGGTCGGGACCGGAAAGACCACCTTGCTCCGCAGGGTCATGGATAACCTTGAGGAGTCCATTCGTTTCGTTTTTTTCTATAACACGACACTTTCCTTCGAGGAGTTACTCGATTACATCTTCTCTGAGCTGCATTTAGACCCCGCGACAGCACACAGTCGTCTGCAAAAGATTCAAGCGTTGAACCAATTTCTTATTAGCCAGCTCGGGCAAGGCGGAACGGTCGCCTTACTCATCGATGAAGCGCAGAACCTGACGGATGAGGTGCTCGAAAACCTCCGCCTCCTCTCCAATCTCGAAACCGCGCAAGAGAAACTGCTGCAAATCGTCTTGGTTGGTCAGCCAGAGTTGGAGCAAAAACTAGCCCAACCCCATCTCCGTCAATTACGGCAACGCATCGTTACCTGGTGCAAGCTTAATCGTCTCAAAGACGCCGAAGTCGACGCCTTGATCCTCTATCGTTTGAGCGCGGTTGGCTATGCAGGACCTGCCTTGTTCACCCAGGAAGCGCTCCGGTTCATCTCGCTCTATTCTCAAGGTATACCACGCCTCATCAATGTTATTTGCGATAATGCCCTGCTCCTCGCGTACGCGGCTTCCCAAAAAGAAGTCTCGGCTGAACTGATCGAGGAAACGGCTCACGATCTCCGCTTGCTTCCTGTCCTGCGGCGGCTTTCTCCGCCCACCGCGCTCCCCATGGCAGCAAGCCATCCTGAACCGGCTGTTTCAGCCCCCGTCACGGCCCCACCAGCGGAACCGGCCTCCATCGTTGCTCCTCCTCGCGTCCAAGCTCCAGTGTCAGTGACCAGCCCACCCGTCACTCCCGTAAGAGAAGGACGATATTCCAACCTCCTCATACTTGGCCTGTTCGCAGTTGCTTTGGTCATCTTTGGGGTTTTTTCATCGCAGAGCCTGAGATCCGATTCGGCGCAAGAAATACCGGCGCAGGCTCCCCCTGCTCCCCGCAACCTCGTGACTGACTCTCCAACTCGCGCCCTCGCTCCGCAAGGAACGCTCGCTCCGCCAATCGCGGTTCCGCCAATCCCGGCGAGCGATCCTGCGCCGCCACAGGAATCGACCGAGACGAAACCGCCTCCGGCAGAAGAGACCGGCAGTATCTTGGCCGCCCCCAAAACGGAAGAATCGCCCGCTCCGACGAAAGTCGAGCAAAAGGGCAGTGCGCGGCCCGCCCCCGAAGCTCCGGTAAGCCCGCCCGCGCCCTTTTCTCCCCCGCCAGTTCATCGAGAAAACAAAAAGGAGGCTGCGGTCATACAAGAGCCAGCCCCTCTCAGCGGGAAGGCGAGAACTGCCAAGCCAGTTGAGGTTGCTCATCTCAACTCTCCTCCTCTCGCCCCGGTGCTTGAGAAAAAAACCACCGCCAAAGAAGCCGAAAAATCGCCGCCTCCCGCTCAAGTGCAAGCAGTGGAACCTTTCCAGATCCCCGCTACTGCGCCACGGACTCGAGTTGACGTCCAGTCAGGAGGGACGATTCTCGACCTCGTACGCACTACGTACGGAGACTTTAACACGCTGGCACTCGTCCTCATCAAAGACTTCAATCCAAAAATCGCCGACCTCGATCACGTCGAGACCGGGGCAAAAGTGGAAGTTCCGTCTCTCACCTCTGAAGCCCTTTTGCGTAAACAACCTGATGGGACGTACCATTTGATATCGGCGGCGTTTTCCTCCTCCGTGTCGGCGCGCAAATTCGCGCAGAGAGTGCAGCAGCACGGCTATCAAGTCGAGGTCGTTCCTCACAATGTGGCGAAAAGCTTGTTATTACATCGAGTCGAGATCGTTGGACTGCCGGATCGAGAAGCAGGCCAAAAGGCATGGGAACTGGTAGAGCCGCAGCCGATGCTTCCCTCTCCCCTCCCACAAGAAGAGGGGAACCCCACAGACCAAGAGGTTCCTCAAAAAAACGCCGATAACCCCCCGGAGACAGGTCTATGA
- a CDS encoding polysaccharide deacetylase family protein: MSGALRLLRALVRSPRALVLRYHSVAAAEEQATLYLDHGLTITPEAFERQLQFLQSRYTIVPLQDLVHRLRQGLPPYNRAIAITFDDGFRDNYTYAFPLLRRYRMPATFYLTTGCIDNRQLFWVAHLRYLLTLTRVPELHTSTEQFSFNLTQTTDREEAFRTLVVRMKNIPTTKRLALLAELSEKLAVDTTPLRQLMMTWSEVRDMHGQGMSFGAHTVTHPNLPNTTAEEAEQEIRDSKEMTEAHLHTSVLDFSYPNGRGSRHITEQVKEIVRRAGFHSAVTSLIGGIELGDDLLALKRVGIYKKHGSFPLLSWEIESNRVQR; this comes from the coding sequence TTGAGCGGAGCCCTGAGGCTCCTGCGCGCGCTGGTCCGCAGCCCTCGCGCGCTCGTGCTCCGCTATCATTCCGTCGCCGCCGCCGAAGAGCAAGCGACGTTGTACCTCGATCACGGCCTGACCATTACCCCAGAAGCCTTCGAGCGACAACTCCAGTTTCTTCAGTCGCGCTACACTATCGTCCCGCTCCAGGATCTCGTCCATCGGTTGCGACAAGGACTTCCCCCGTACAATCGAGCCATTGCCATTACTTTCGATGATGGCTTTCGCGATAACTACACCTACGCTTTCCCTTTATTGCGCCGTTACCGAATGCCAGCCACATTTTACTTGACCACCGGTTGCATCGATAACCGCCAACTTTTTTGGGTTGCCCATCTGCGCTACTTGCTCACTCTCACGCGAGTGCCGGAGTTGCACACTTCGACAGAACAGTTTTCTTTCAACCTCACACAGACAACAGACCGAGAAGAGGCGTTTCGTACCCTCGTCGTCCGCATGAAGAACATTCCAACGACGAAGCGACTTGCCTTATTGGCGGAACTGTCGGAAAAGCTCGCAGTCGACACGACCCCATTACGTCAGTTGATGATGACTTGGAGCGAAGTCCGCGACATGCACGGTCAAGGGATGAGTTTTGGCGCTCACACCGTCACGCACCCCAATCTACCGAACACTACCGCAGAAGAAGCCGAACAAGAGATCCGCGACTCCAAAGAGATGACCGAAGCCCACCTCCACACCTCCGTGCTCGATTTTTCCTATCCCAACGGACGCGGCAGTCGTCATATCACCGAGCAAGTGAAAGAGATCGTGCGCCGCGCGGGATTCCATTCCGCCGTCACCTCGCTTATCGGCGGAATAGAGCTTGGCGACGACCTCCTCGCCCTGAAACGGGTGGGCATCTATAAAAAACACGGCAGCTTTCCTCTCCTTTCTTGGGAGATCGAAAGCAATCGAGTGCAAAGGTAA
- a CDS encoding sulfatase produces MTRPNILFLLIDCLRADAVLGENHGAQTPTLDRLVRSGTSFTQAVSAASSTTPCVASLLTGTYSFVHGIRSIFGLKLNPAVRSLAETFQEQGYHTYAEVSGPLFPETGLDRGFDSYQFREAAGYLSSAWGTDLHHRLHGGAFKPPWFLFLHLWELHHHRHILPEFRTRAAGRNRYERALSSLDSQLATLVEALPSDTLVVLHGDHGERVVSTDAQYRLYRLIRDLLGRKTRKREGHEMDIYEELIRVPLVFTSLNGNTQIPLRAGARDPQLVRQIDALPTLLDLIGAPLPPDIHGQSLVPALLRHERLQLEAYLEAFLRIRSDPKDRRVGWRTEEWKYLYAPQNSRLPEELYHLPSDPRERKNLAPRRADVASDLKRRIETLQHGAIAPSPGVGMSEEEKAAIEKRLTDLGYM; encoded by the coding sequence ATGACCCGTCCGAACATTCTCTTCCTTCTTATCGATTGTCTGCGCGCGGATGCCGTGCTCGGCGAGAATCACGGTGCCCAGACACCGACGCTGGATCGCCTCGTGCGTTCAGGCACGTCGTTTACCCAAGCGGTTTCAGCCGCTTCTTCGACGACGCCATGCGTGGCTAGTCTGCTGACCGGCACCTACTCTTTTGTTCATGGCATTCGTTCCATTTTCGGGCTCAAACTGAACCCTGCCGTTCGCTCGCTCGCTGAGACGTTTCAGGAACAGGGCTATCATACGTATGCCGAAGTCAGCGGGCCGCTTTTTCCGGAAACCGGCTTAGATCGCGGGTTCGACTCCTACCAGTTTCGTGAAGCGGCAGGGTATCTGTCGAGTGCCTGGGGCACCGATTTACACCACCGTCTGCACGGCGGTGCGTTCAAGCCGCCCTGGTTTCTGTTCCTGCATCTGTGGGAATTGCATCATCATCGCCATATTCTCCCCGAGTTTCGCACTCGCGCCGCCGGACGTAACCGTTACGAACGCGCGTTGTCTTCGCTCGATTCCCAACTAGCGACACTCGTGGAGGCGCTGCCGTCGGACACGCTGGTCGTGCTGCATGGCGATCATGGCGAGCGAGTCGTCAGCACCGACGCCCAGTATCGCCTCTATCGCCTGATTCGTGACTTGCTTGGGCGCAAGACCCGCAAACGCGAGGGTCACGAAATGGACATTTACGAAGAGTTGATCCGCGTGCCGTTGGTCTTCACCTCGCTGAACGGAAACACGCAGATTCCCTTGCGAGCTGGCGCTCGCGACCCGCAGCTCGTCCGCCAGATCGACGCATTGCCGACCCTACTCGATCTGATCGGCGCACCGCTGCCCCCGGATATCCACGGACAGAGCCTCGTACCTGCCCTCCTGCGGCACGAGCGACTTCAGCTCGAAGCGTATCTGGAAGCGTTCCTGCGCATCCGTTCCGATCCCAAGGATCGGCGCGTAGGTTGGCGGACGGAAGAGTGGAAATACCTCTATGCCCCACAAAATTCACGTTTGCCGGAGGAGCTATATCATCTGCCCAGCGATCCACGCGAGCGAAAAAACCTCGCTCCCCGTCGCGCTGATGTCGCGTCCGACTTGAAAAGGCGGATCGAAACCCTCCAGCATGGCGCGATCGCCCCAAGCCCAGGAGTGGGTATGAGCGAAGAAGAAAAGGCAGCGATCGAAAAACGCTTGACGGACTTAGGCTACATGTAA
- a CDS encoding polysaccharide export protein codes for MKLPLSIQGITRPPTLAIGQVATVMCLSLLGCGRPITVPALTPDEAPRLEAAGNYPDRTYRIEPGDTLKIAYPFHEDMDQNEVVVKPDGKVNATQVGEITVADLTTVEVSKLLAERTADRLRNPEVVVSVFKFSEKKIYVAGEVGKPGMVEYQKGLTPLQAIVAVGGFRDTAMVDSIILIRPVDNSVPIARKIDLATVLTDGNREWVHLAPHDVIYVPRTPIAEANLWVKQNLVDLIPFFRGTGMSYGIAP; via the coding sequence ATGAAATTACCGCTTTCTATTCAAGGGATCACGAGGCCACCGACGCTTGCCATAGGGCAGGTCGCCACCGTCATGTGCCTGTCCTTGCTCGGCTGTGGTCGGCCAATCACCGTACCGGCGCTCACGCCGGACGAGGCACCACGATTGGAAGCAGCCGGGAACTATCCGGATCGCACGTATCGGATCGAGCCGGGAGATACCCTGAAGATCGCCTATCCCTTTCACGAAGACATGGACCAGAATGAGGTGGTGGTCAAACCGGACGGTAAAGTTAACGCAACCCAGGTGGGCGAAATAACGGTTGCTGACCTGACGACGGTCGAAGTGAGTAAACTCTTAGCTGAGCGCACTGCAGATCGCCTCCGCAACCCAGAGGTCGTCGTTAGTGTCTTTAAGTTTTCGGAGAAGAAAATTTATGTTGCCGGAGAAGTGGGCAAGCCCGGCATGGTCGAGTATCAAAAGGGGCTCACTCCTCTACAAGCGATTGTCGCGGTTGGCGGTTTTCGCGATACAGCGATGGTCGATAGCATCATCCTGATTCGCCCGGTGGACAATAGTGTGCCAATCGCCCGAAAAATTGACTTAGCCACAGTGCTCACGGATGGGAACAGAGAATGGGTTCACCTCGCCCCTCATGATGTCATTTATGTACCTCGGACGCCCATCGCGGAAGCGAATCTCTGGGTGAAACAAAACCTCGTCGACCTCATCCCGTTCTTCCGCGGAACTGGTATGTCCTACGGTATCGCGCCCTAA
- a CDS encoding glycosyltransferase, whose translation MGLTTQLHQAGHRSVVAADPRGVLSARLRAAGLPEIALRIRNHVDMRAGLQLRRLVRTGSFDIVHFHTARAHALSPWLQGLGVKRLVTRRMDYALRPGAITRLLYLQCVDTVVAISTGVRAALLTGGIPEERIRLIPSGIDTSRFAPNAAARQDIRARYVIDPQTPLIVAVGALVARKDHSLLLATAHLLKTQGYTLRYLICGEGPLRADLEAEAAALDLGQAVQFTGFCPDIPRFLSAADLFVHVPHHEGLGVAVVEALAAGLPTIASRVGGIPELIADEQTGLLIPPQDASALATAIVRLLAHPEFARQLGAAGQTVVRARFDVTAMAQANETLYLELFGVLSSTEDPS comes from the coding sequence TTGGGGTTGACGACACAACTGCACCAAGCCGGCCATCGCTCCGTCGTTGCGGCTGACCCTCGGGGCGTCCTGTCTGCCCGACTGCGTGCAGCCGGCCTACCGGAAATTGCCCTGCGCATTCGCAACCATGTCGATATGCGAGCGGGTCTGCAATTACGTAGACTCGTCCGCACTGGCTCTTTCGACATCGTGCATTTCCACACGGCGAGAGCCCACGCGCTGAGTCCTTGGTTGCAGGGCTTGGGGGTCAAGCGCTTGGTCACGCGCCGGATGGATTACGCGCTCCGCCCTGGGGCGATCACTCGCCTACTGTATCTCCAGTGTGTCGATACGGTCGTGGCAATCTCTACCGGAGTGCGAGCGGCACTGCTGACAGGAGGGATTCCCGAGGAACGGATTCGATTGATCCCGAGCGGGATCGATACCTCACGTTTCGCTCCGAATGCAGCCGCCCGCCAGGACATACGCGCCCGGTACGTCATCGACCCGCAAACGCCCTTGATTGTTGCAGTTGGCGCGTTGGTCGCCCGCAAGGACCATTCCCTACTCCTCGCCACCGCCCATCTCCTCAAAACTCAAGGATATACGCTGCGGTATCTCATCTGCGGCGAAGGACCACTGCGGGCAGACCTGGAAGCCGAAGCCGCTGCCCTCGACTTGGGCCAGGCAGTCCAGTTCACGGGCTTTTGCCCCGATATTCCAAGATTTTTGTCGGCGGCAGATCTCTTCGTGCATGTACCACACCATGAAGGACTCGGAGTTGCCGTTGTCGAGGCTCTGGCTGCCGGGCTCCCGACCATTGCGAGCCGAGTCGGCGGGATTCCAGAACTCATCGCGGACGAACAGACTGGTCTGCTTATTCCTCCGCAGGACGCATCGGCATTAGCGACGGCGATAGTCCGCCTTTTGGCTCACCCCGAGTTTGCGCGTCAGTTAGGAGCAGCTGGACAAACGGTCGTGCGCGCTCGTTTCGACGTGACCGCGATGGCACAAGCCAATGAAACCTTGTATTTGGAGCTATTCGGTGTCCTTTCTTCAACCGAGGATCCCAGTTGA
- a CDS encoding glycosyltransferase produces MHANTASADLLSVFCAPDQPALGQLVAGLPEQWPHAQVLKQDGGTTVTLLTLGSTSLVIKHQRLLTWRQWADALWRGSPARRAWDGAQLLATRGFPVPRPLGVFERRVAGRVTESWYCSEGLLAHLPLHAYWRHNCPTWSFWHRRAFLGALAEFLRTFHAAGLYAGDMRDANLLVEDAGPEQWRFYLVDLDRILHTPLLSQRRRLKNIVQLERTLGRSLHSSDRLFFLYRYFGDPLPEPAVRRTFIQRLLHLRNRKDREYARRRRKQRLRQMKATSTAGTIDVGPLAPVLSATPRAFISCCIICFNEEVHIRRCLESVKWCDEIVVVDSFSTDQTLDICRQYTQHIIQRPWPGFVEQKRFALSQTSHEWVLNIDADEEVSPELQREIFHVLQRNDPAVDGFFVPRLVYYLGRWWHHGWYPGYRLRLFRRTKVRWGGVDPHEKVLLRGQADRLAGDLYHYTYEDTSNHLRAINNLTDMAVRERALRGKRARRADLLFRPLCRFLRFYLLRGTVAYGIPGFFAAVSAAFYVFLKYAKLWEHTTRQQSTPQHSSH; encoded by the coding sequence ATGCACGCTAACACGGCTTCCGCCGATTTACTCTCGGTCTTTTGCGCTCCAGACCAACCGGCGCTTGGGCAGCTCGTTGCTGGCCTTCCCGAACAGTGGCCGCACGCTCAGGTTCTCAAGCAAGACGGAGGGACAACAGTTACCTTGCTGACACTCGGTTCGACAAGCCTCGTCATCAAACACCAGCGGTTGCTGACGTGGCGGCAATGGGCGGACGCACTGTGGCGCGGCTCGCCGGCACGCCGCGCTTGGGACGGTGCCCAACTCCTGGCCACACGCGGTTTTCCAGTTCCTCGCCCGCTTGGAGTCTTCGAGCGACGCGTCGCCGGGCGAGTAACGGAGAGTTGGTACTGTAGCGAAGGGCTGCTCGCTCATCTCCCTTTGCACGCGTACTGGCGACACAATTGCCCGACATGGTCATTTTGGCACCGGCGAGCGTTTCTTGGCGCGCTGGCGGAATTTCTTCGTACCTTTCACGCCGCCGGGCTCTACGCCGGCGATATGCGCGATGCCAATCTCCTGGTGGAGGACGCCGGACCCGAGCAGTGGCGCTTCTATCTCGTCGATCTCGACCGTATTCTCCACACGCCGCTACTCAGCCAACGCCGCCGCCTCAAGAACATCGTCCAACTCGAACGGACCTTGGGGCGCAGTCTCCACTCCAGCGACCGCCTCTTTTTTCTTTATCGCTATTTTGGCGACCCGTTACCGGAACCGGCGGTGCGGCGCACCTTCATCCAACGCCTCCTGCATCTGCGGAATCGCAAAGATCGCGAATATGCCCGACGACGGAGGAAGCAGCGTCTCCGGCAGATGAAAGCCACATCTACTGCAGGAACCATTGACGTCGGACCTTTGGCACCTGTGCTCTCCGCCACGCCACGGGCATTCATTTCCTGCTGTATCATCTGCTTCAACGAAGAAGTGCATATCCGACGCTGCCTCGAAAGCGTGAAATGGTGCGACGAAATTGTCGTCGTCGATTCCTTCTCCACTGATCAGACGCTCGACATCTGCCGCCAATACACCCAGCATATTATCCAACGCCCTTGGCCAGGGTTCGTGGAGCAAAAGCGGTTCGCCCTCTCCCAAACTTCCCATGAGTGGGTCCTCAATATCGACGCGGACGAGGAAGTCTCCCCGGAACTGCAACGGGAAATCTTCCATGTCCTCCAGCGGAACGATCCTGCCGTCGATGGCTTCTTCGTTCCTCGGCTGGTGTATTATCTCGGTCGATGGTGGCACCACGGCTGGTATCCAGGATATCGCTTGCGCCTCTTCCGCAGGACAAAGGTCCGCTGGGGGGGAGTGGACCCGCATGAAAAAGTGCTGTTGCGTGGTCAAGCGGATCGTCTTGCCGGCGACCTGTATCACTATACCTATGAAGATACGAGCAACCATCTGCGCGCCATAAACAACTTGACGGATATGGCGGTCCGCGAGCGCGCGCTGCGCGGCAAACGCGCACGCCGAGCGGATCTGCTCTTCCGCCCGCTGTGTCGTTTCCTACGCTTTTACTTGTTGCGCGGCACGGTAGCGTATGGTATCCCCGGCTTTTTCGCTGCCGTCTCGGCGGCATTCTACGTCTTTCTCAAATATGCCAAGCTCTGGGAACACACGACCCGACAACAGTCGACGCCTCAGCATTCTTCACATTGA